The following coding sequences are from one Sander lucioperca isolate FBNREF2018 chromosome 2, SLUC_FBN_1.2, whole genome shotgun sequence window:
- the rgs7bpa gene encoding regulator of G-protein signaling 7-binding protein A isoform X1: MSSASNGRKNRPRSSGNIFQIGKPPCRDPQRRESTESTRKAQRAVADCRMIVQEFNTLVALYRELVISIGEITVDCPSLRAEMLKTRTKGCEMARAAHHSLSLISGPEDGEIHPEICRLFIQLQCCLEMYITEMLKSVCLLGSLQLHRKGKDSCGPTGVDSKIEESSDIPILEDTSSSPTDFPQLCWLVANDIENIERDMREMKNLLSKLRETMPLPLKNQDDSSLLNLTPYPLVRQRKRRFFGLCCLVTS; encoded by the exons ATGAGTTCTGCATCGAATGGGCGCAAAAACCGCCCCAGATCCTCCGGGAACATCTTCCAGATTGGCAAGCCTCCTTGCCGAGACCCACAGAGGAGGGAGAGCACCGAAAGTACCCGCAAAGCCCAGCGCGCCGTGGCCGACTGCAGAATG ATCGTCCAAGAATTCAATACGCTTGTGGCTCTGTACCGTGAGCTGGTCATCTCCATTGGCGAAATCACTGTGGACTGTCCTTCCTTACGGGCCGAAATGTTGAAGACCCGAACTAAAGGCTGCGAAATGGCGAGAGCGGCACACCACAGTCTCTCCTTGATATCGGG GCCAGAGGACGGGGAGATCCACCCTGAGATCTGTAGGCTATTCATCCAGCTGCAGTGCTGTCTGGAGATGTACATCACAGAGATGCTCAAATCCGTCTGCTTGCTGGGGTCCCTGCAGCTCCACAGGAAAG GTAAGGATTCCTGTGGCCCTACCGGGGTCGACAGTAAGATAGAGGAGAGCTCAGATATCCCGATCCTGGAGGACACCTCTTCCTCCCCCACTGACTTTCCTCAGCTCTGCTGGCTGGTGGCCAATGACATAGAAAACATAGAAAG AGATATGAGGGAGATGAAGAACCTTCTCAGTAAACTCAGGGAGACAATGCCTTTACCATTGAAGAACCAAG ATGACAGCAGTTTGCTGAACCTGACTCCCTACCCACTGGTCcgacagaggaagaggaggttcTTTGGGCTCTGTTGCCTGGTAACCAGCTAA
- the rgs7bpa gene encoding regulator of G-protein signaling 7-binding protein A isoform X2, whose product MRRGVADAHPIVQEFNTLVALYRELVISIGEITVDCPSLRAEMLKTRTKGCEMARAAHHSLSLISGPEDGEIHPEICRLFIQLQCCLEMYITEMLKSVCLLGSLQLHRKGKDSCGPTGVDSKIEESSDIPILEDTSSSPTDFPQLCWLVANDIENIERDMREMKNLLSKLRETMPLPLKNQDDSSLLNLTPYPLVRQRKRRFFGLCCLVTS is encoded by the exons ATGCGGAGAGGAGTCGCAGACGCTCATCCG ATCGTCCAAGAATTCAATACGCTTGTGGCTCTGTACCGTGAGCTGGTCATCTCCATTGGCGAAATCACTGTGGACTGTCCTTCCTTACGGGCCGAAATGTTGAAGACCCGAACTAAAGGCTGCGAAATGGCGAGAGCGGCACACCACAGTCTCTCCTTGATATCGGG GCCAGAGGACGGGGAGATCCACCCTGAGATCTGTAGGCTATTCATCCAGCTGCAGTGCTGTCTGGAGATGTACATCACAGAGATGCTCAAATCCGTCTGCTTGCTGGGGTCCCTGCAGCTCCACAGGAAAG GTAAGGATTCCTGTGGCCCTACCGGGGTCGACAGTAAGATAGAGGAGAGCTCAGATATCCCGATCCTGGAGGACACCTCTTCCTCCCCCACTGACTTTCCTCAGCTCTGCTGGCTGGTGGCCAATGACATAGAAAACATAGAAAG AGATATGAGGGAGATGAAGAACCTTCTCAGTAAACTCAGGGAGACAATGCCTTTACCATTGAAGAACCAAG ATGACAGCAGTTTGCTGAACCTGACTCCCTACCCACTGGTCcgacagaggaagaggaggttcTTTGGGCTCTGTTGCCTGGTAACCAGCTAA
- the si:dkey-250l23.4 gene encoding uncharacterized protein si:dkey-250l23.4, producing the protein MSSHLEPSGVNGSSRVGGRGSEDDREENSNNETYTPFLKTVRPRLRSADPAGEGRSSSVEQLVRPALPGRKAHRKTCIKDNRGRWREGNQDRDEERQNVEHTGSREKGKQRQRKTERTGTHGAGAQDRQGTGSAESLSSSNSDIQLNSPLEGANNLQRGSTCPRPPSIGCTRNITANLNPQSPQPAMRSMSSALPQPPIQTRSTTLSPQRLSSRTAAGDLHCNPFSLPRETDPFWMEVRTGTATGRSSQSHLTHIPSLTNSELGEEEEEEEEEDVDDGEEGGSGVMEVIGQTMTSAVVPPCVPFLPERRMSKREKNRIKCLRRRQRRRERWRQSQLQESRQSSTGNPSSSSSEDDEDMSAFDREGYICAVCLDVYFSPYMCHPCNHIFCEPCLRTLAKNSPTNTPCPLCRTIITHVFFQKELNQTARTFFPKEYLSRKQNFQKASCAKWPLPSCRKLFRIFGGFQRQSSPIARRQFPHGGGYRLDALDFEDDSRGWRFDMDMVIIYIYSVNWVIGFFIFCFLCYLFFPSF; encoded by the exons ATGAGCTCCCATTTGGAACCCTCCGGTGTTAATGGATCAAGCAGAGTTGGAGGTCGTGGAAGTGAAGATGATCGTGAAGAAAACAGCAACAACGAGACTTACACTCCATTCTTAAAGACAGTGAGACCTAGGTTGAGGAGTGCAGATCCAGCCGGAGAGGGAAGGTCGAGCAGTGTGGAGCAGCTGGTGAGACCTGCCCTGCCAGGGAGGAAAGCACACAGAAAGACCTGCATCAAGGACAACAGAggaagatggagagagggaaatCAAGACAGGGATGAGGAGAGACAAAATGTTGAACACACAGGAAGCagggaaaaaggaaaacaaaggcAGAGAAAGACTGAAAGAACTGGTACACATGGAGCTGGAGCCCAGGACAGACAAGGGACAGGAAGCGCTGAAAGTTTGTCTAGCAGTAATTCTGACATCCAGTTAAACAGCCCTTTGGAAGGAGCGAACAACTTGCAGAGAGGATCCACGTGCCCTAGACCTCCCAGTATTGGCTGCACCCGGAACATCACCGCCAATTTAAACCCCCAATCCCCTCAGCCAGCAATGAGGTCCATGTCTTCTGCTCTCCCTCAGCCTCCCATCCAAACCAGATCCACAACTCTGTCCCCTCAGAGACTTTCATCCAGAACAGCAGCAGGAGACCTGCACTGCAACCCATTTAGTTTGCCCAGAGAGACAGATCCATTCTGGATGGAGGTGAGAACAGGGACAGCAACTGGACGATCGTCACAAAGCCATCTGACACACATCCCATCTCTCACCAACTCAGAGctaggagaagaagaagaggaggaggaggaagaggatgtGGACGATGGCGAGGAAGGAGGCAGTGGTGTGATGGAGGTGATAGGTCAAACCATGACCTCAGCAGTGGTGCCACCTTGTGTTCCTTTTCTCCCTGAGAGGAGGATGAGtaaaagagagaagaacaggATTAAGTGtctgaggaggaggcagagaagAAGGGAAAGGTGGAGACAAAGTCAACTGCAAGAGAGCAGACAG AGTTCAACAGGGAACCCATCCAGCAGCAGTAGCGAGGATGATGAGGACATGAGCGCTTTTGACAGAGAAGGTTACATCTGCGCTGTGTGTTTGGATGTATACTTCAGTCCTTACATGTGTCACCCCTGCAACCACATCTTCTGTGAACCCTGTCTGAGGACACTGGCTAAGAACAGCCCCACCAACACCCCCTGCCCCCTCTGCAGAACAATCATCACACATGTCTTCTTCCAGAAGG AGCTAAACCAAACAGCAAGAACATTCTTCCCAAAGGAATACCTTTCCCGGAAACAAAACTTCCAGAAAGCAAGTTGTGCAAAGTGGCCTCTCCCAAGCTGCCGGAAACTCTTCCGTATCTTTGGAG GCTTCCAGAGGCAGTCCAGTCCCATTGCTAGACGCCAGTTCCCCCATGGAGGAGGCTACCGTCTGGACGCTCTGGACTTTGAGGATGACTCTCGAGGCTGGCGTTTTGACATGGACATGGTCATCATCTATATCTACTCAGTCAACTGGGTTATTGGCTTCTTCATATTCTGCTTCCTTTGCTACCTCTTCTTCCCTTCTTTTTGA
- the htr1aa gene encoding 5-hydroxytryptamine (serotonin) receptor 1A a, with protein sequence MDFITTSSNNNNSNATSGYPDGVEVVADWDGGENGTGSGSLLDVKLSYQIITSLLLGALILASIFGNACVVAAIALERSLQNVANYLIGSLAVTDLMVSVLVLPMAALYQVLNKWTLGQEICDIFISLDVLCCTSSILHLCAIALDRYWAITDPIDYVNKRTPRRAAILISVTWLIGFSISIPPMLGWRSAEDRANPDACIISQDPGYTIYSTFGAFYIPLILMLVLYGRIFKAARFRIRKTVKKTEKAKVSEKCLTVSPAIFHKKTNGEAEGKGWKRSDESKYSSPCVNGAVKHGEEGESLEIIEVISNSKTHLPLPNTPQSSSQGFENMNEKTSGAKRKIALARERKTVKTLGIIMGTFIFCWLPFFIVALVLPFCAESCYMPDWLGAVINWLGYSNSLLNPIIYAYFNKDFQSAFKKIIRCKFHRL encoded by the coding sequence ATGGATTTTATAACaacaagcagcaacaacaacaacagcaacgcgACCAGCGGTTACCCTGATGGGGTGGAGGTGGTTGCCGACTGGGACGGGGGTGAGAATGGCACGGGGTCTGGGTCTCTTCTAGATGTGAAGCTGAGTTACCAGATTATCACCTCTCTGCTCTTGGGTGCCCTTATCCTCGCCTCCATATTTGGCAATGCGTGCGTCGTGGCAGCCATCGCCCTGGAGAGATCTCTCCAGAATGTGGCTAACTATCTCATTGGATCCCTGGCCGTGACAGATCTTATGGTATCGGTACTGGTTCTGCCAATGGCGGCCCTCTATCAGGTTTTAAACAAGTGGACATTGGGGCAGGAGATCTGTGACATATTCATTTCACTGGATGTACTGTGTTGCACATCATCCATCCTGCATCTGTGCGCCATTGCCCTGGACAGGTACTGGGCCATAACAGACCCAATTGACTATGTAAATAAACGGACACCAAGGCGAGCTGCGATCTTGATAAGCGTGACTTGGCTAATTGGTTTCTCCATCTCTATTCCGCCTATGTTAGGCTGGAGAAGCGCGGAAGACAGGGCGAACCCCGACGCCTGCATCATCAGCCAGGACCCGGGCTACACCATCTACTCCACATTTGGGGCATTTTACATCCCTCTCATCCTCATGTTGGTCCTGTACGGGCGAATATTCAAGGCTGCACGGTTTCGGATTCGAAAAACAGTCAAGAAAACCGAGAAAGCAAAAGTGTCAGAAAAGTGCTTGACTGTGTCTCCGGCCATCTTCCATAAGAAAACCAACGGGGAGGCCGAGGGCAAAGGCTGGAAGCGCAGCGACGAGTCCAAATACAGCTCTCCGTGCGTAAACGGCGCGGTGAAGCACGGAGAGGAGGGTGAGTCACTTGAGATCATAGAAGTTATCAGCAACTCAAAGACGCACCTGCCGTTGCCCAACACCCCTCAGTCCTCCTCGCAGGGCTTTGAAAACATGAATGAAAAGACCTCGGGGGCGAAGAGAAAGATCGCGCTGGCCAGGGAACGTAAAACGGTGAAAACACTGGGGATCATCATGGGAACTTTCATCTTCTGCTGGCTGCCCTTTTTCATCGTCGCACTTGTGCTGCCTTTCTGTGCAGAGAGCTGCTACATGCCTGACTGGCTGGGTGCAGTCATAAACTGGCTGGGCTACTCCAACTCTCTCCTCAACCCCATCATATATGCCTACTTCAACAAAGACTTCCAAAGTGCTTTCAAGAAGATCATAAGATGCAAATTCCACAGACTGTAA